Below is a genomic region from Gammaproteobacteria bacterium.
TGCTGGCGCTGCTGGCCTGGGCCATGCTGGGCGGGTGGGAGTTGCAGCTGCCCGCCGCCTGGCGCGACAGGCTGGATTCCTGGGGCAGGCGGGAATCCCGGGGCGGCCTGCGGGGGGCGGGGGCCATGGGGGTTTTGTCGGCGCTGATGGTGGGGCCCTGCACGGCCCCGCCGCTGTTTGCCGCCCTTGCCTTCGCCAACCTCTACGGGGATCCCCTGCTGGGAGGGATGGCGCTGGGCGCGATGGGGCTGGGCCTGGGAATGCCGTTGCTGCTGATAGGCGGCACGGCAGGCGCCCTGTTGCCGCGGGCCGGGCCGTGGATGACGGTGGTCCGAAAAGCCTTCGGCGTCGCCATGCTGGGGCTGGCCCTGTGGTTCCTGGGGCAGTTGCTTCCCGGGCCGCTGACCCTGTTCCTGTGGGCCATGCTGCTGATTACCACGGCGGTCTTCCTGGGCGCCCTGGACCCGTTGCCGGACCGGGGCAAGTGGCCCCGGCTGGGGAAGGGGCTGGGCCTGGGAATGCTGTTTTACGGCGCGGCTTTGATCGTGGGGGCGGCGGGCGGCAACGGCGACTTGCTGCGGCCGCTGGCAAACTTCGGCGGCGGCGAAAAGGCCGCCGCGGAACACCCGGGCCTGGATTTTCGGCGCGTGCGCGATGTCGCCGAATTGGACAGCAGTTTGCAGGCGGCCGCCCGGCAGGGCCGCGCCGTGATGCTCGATTTTCGCGCCGACTGGTGCGTGGTATGCAGACAGTTGGAGCGGGAAACCTTTACCGACCCGCGGGTGCGGGATGCGCTGCGGCAGGCCGTGTTGTTACAGGTGGATGTGACCGCCTACGACGAGGCGGACCGGTTGCTGCTCGAGAAATTCGGCTTGCTGGGGCCGCCGGCCCTGCTGTTTTTCGGAGACGACGCGCGCGAGCGCGATTCGTACCGCATCTACACCTTCCTCGGGGCCGAGGAGTTCGTCCTGCATGTCCGGCAGGCGCTTGCCTCATGAGGAACGGTTGGCTCTGGTGGAGCCTGCCGGCGACGGCGCTGCTGTCCGCCGCCCTGGGGTTCTCCCTGCGCGCGTGGCTCGAACCCGGCTGGCGCGGCGCGGACCCGGTGCCGGCACTGGGCAAGCCGCGCCCCGATTTCCGCCTGCCGGACCTGGAGGGGCGCATGCACACTCCGGCGGAATGGGACGGCAAGGTGCTGGTGGTGAATTTCTGGGCCAGTTGGTGCCTGCCCTGCCGGGAAGAGATACCCGAGTTCATTGCCTTGCAGGAAAAATACGAGACCCGGGGGCTGCGGTTCGTGGGCATTGCCATTGACCAGGCCCAGAACGCCCGGGATTTCTCCGCGCAGCTGGAGATCAACTACCCGGTGCTGATCGGCGGGCTGGAGGCTGTGCAGGTGGCCGAGGCGTACGGAAACCGCGTGGGCGGCTTGCCTTATACTGTCATCGTCTCTCGTTCCGGCGAGATCGTGTTCTCGCGCTGGGGCAGGTTGCACGGTCCGGAAGCCGAGAAACAGTTGTTGCGCTGGCTGTGACCGGCCCGGCGCCCGCGAATACGAACCGAATATATATGACCCGAACATGGAACGAACGAAGAAAATTCTGGTGCTCGGCGGCCCCAACCTGAACCTGCTGGGGCAACGCGAGCCGGAAATTTACGGCAAAGGCTCGCTGGACGAGATCCACTCCCGCCTGCGCCAGCAGGCGGCCGAATGCGGCGTGCGGCTGGATTGTTTTCAAAGCAACGCCGAGCACGAGTTGATCGAGCGCATTCAGGCCGCCGGGCAGGAGGGCTGCGATGCCATCATTATCAATCCCGGCGCCCTGACCCATACCAGCATCGCGCTGCGGGACGCCTTGCTGGCGGTGGCCATTCCCTTTATCGAGGTGCATATCTCGAACCCGCTCTCCCGCGAGGCGTTCCGCCGCCGTTCGTATCTGTCCGATATCGCATTCGGCCTGATCTGCGGGATGGGACAGATCGGCTACGAATTGGCGCTCGCCGCATTGCACCGGCACTGGGCGGGCGACTGAAAACGAAAGGGAAAGGAAAGGGAAAGGAACCCTCGCGGCCAATGGATATACGCAAAATCAAAAAACTGATCCAGTTGCTGGAACAGTCGGAAATCACCGAACTGGAATTGCGCGAGGGCGAAGAGCAGGTGCGCATCAGCCGTCAAGGCAGGGAAACGACGGCGGCGGCGGCGACGGCGCGCCCCGCCGCGGCAGACGCGAATGCGGGCGCCGGCGGCGCGCCCCCGGGCGCGGAGGCGGAAGCGGATCCGAGGCAACATATCTTTCGGGCGCCCATGGTCGGCACGTTCTACGCCGCGCCCGCGCCGGACGAGAAGCCCTTCGTCCACTCGGGGCAGACGGTCAAAAAGGGCAATGTGCTTTGCATCATCGAGGCGATGAAGGTAATGAATCACATCGAGGCCGATACCGACGGCGTGGTGGAAAAGGTGTTCGTGGCAAGCGGCGACCCCATCGAATACGGCGAGCCTCTGTTCGCGATCCGCAAGTGATTTTCGCGCCCGGGCCGGCGCCGGAGAGGGCGCGCCTCGCCAAGCTCCGATGCCATAGCTGAAGCGCCGATGTTCAATAAACTGGTTATCGCCAATCGCGGGGAGATCGCCCTGCGGATCCTTCGCGCGTGCTGGGAACTGGGGGTCAAGACCGTGGCGGCGCACTCGGAGGTGGACCGCGATCAAAAGCATGTGCTGATGGCCGACGAGACCGTCTGCATCGGGCCGGGCCCGGCGCCGCAAAGCTACCTGAATATTCCCGCGTTGCTCAGCGCCGCCGAGGTTACCGATGCCGAGGCGATTCACCCGGGATACGGATTCCTGGCGGAGAACGCCACCTTCGCGGAACAGGCGGAGAGCAGCGGTTTCGTGTTCGTCGGGCCGCGCCCGGAAACCATTCGCGTCATGGGCGACAAGTTGAGCGGGATCGCGGCAATGAAAAAGATCGGGATCTCCTGCGTGCCGGGCAGCAACGGCGCGCTGCCGGCGGACCGGCCGCAGGAGTGCCTGCGTCTGGCGCAGGAGATCGGCTACCCGGTGATGATCAAGGCGGCGGCCGGCGGCGGCGGCCGCGGCATGCGGGTCGTGCACAGCGAGGCGACGCTGCTGAATGCGCTGTCGCTGAAGCGCATCGAGGCGAAAAACGCATTCGGCACGGATACCATGTACCTGGAGAAATACTTGTCGCAGCCGCGGCATATCGAGGTCC
It encodes:
- a CDS encoding thioredoxin family protein, with the translated sequence LALLAWAMLGGWELQLPAAWRDRLDSWGRRESRGGLRGAGAMGVLSALMVGPCTAPPLFAALAFANLYGDPLLGGMALGAMGLGLGMPLLLIGGTAGALLPRAGPWMTVVRKAFGVAMLGLALWFLGQLLPGPLTLFLWAMLLITTAVFLGALDPLPDRGKWPRLGKGLGLGMLFYGAALIVGAAGGNGDLLRPLANFGGGEKAAAEHPGLDFRRVRDVAELDSSLQAAARQGRAVMLDFRADWCVVCRQLERETFTDPRVRDALRQAVLLQVDVTAYDEADRLLLEKFGLLGPPALLFFGDDARERDSYRIYTFLGAEEFVLHVRQALAS
- a CDS encoding TlpA disulfide reductase family protein, translating into MRNGWLWWSLPATALLSAALGFSLRAWLEPGWRGADPVPALGKPRPDFRLPDLEGRMHTPAEWDGKVLVVNFWASWCLPCREEIPEFIALQEKYETRGLRFVGIAIDQAQNARDFSAQLEINYPVLIGGLEAVQVAEAYGNRVGGLPYTVIVSRSGEIVFSRWGRLHGPEAEKQLLRWL
- the aroQ gene encoding type II 3-dehydroquinate dehydratase codes for the protein MERTKKILVLGGPNLNLLGQREPEIYGKGSLDEIHSRLRQQAAECGVRLDCFQSNAEHELIERIQAAGQEGCDAIIINPGALTHTSIALRDALLAVAIPFIEVHISNPLSREAFRRRSYLSDIAFGLICGMGQIGYELALAALHRHWAGD
- the accB gene encoding acetyl-CoA carboxylase biotin carboxyl carrier protein, coding for MDIRKIKKLIQLLEQSEITELELREGEEQVRISRQGRETTAAAATARPAAADANAGAGGAPPGAEAEADPRQHIFRAPMVGTFYAAPAPDEKPFVHSGQTVKKGNVLCIIEAMKVMNHIEADTDGVVEKVFVASGDPIEYGEPLFAIRK